A window from Mangifera indica cultivar Alphonso chromosome 2, CATAS_Mindica_2.1, whole genome shotgun sequence encodes these proteins:
- the LOC123209382 gene encoding WEB family protein At3g02930, chloroplastic-like, translating into MSTKSKSSLSVTPSKPSPATPKVSKLSRGVAKSEVDSPSSVQNAGLSVDQSPRSINSKPMIDRRSPKVTTAPLAKAGTPPEKPQSRFVKGPELQAQLSLAQEDLKKAKDQIALIEKEKAQAVKELKEAQRVADEANEKLREALVAQKRAEEDSEIEKFRAVEMEQAGIEAAQKKDEEWQKEIEAVRNQHALDVATLLSTTQELQRIKQELEMTSDAKNQALSHADDATKIAEIHAEKVEILSSELSWLKALLNSKRESKTIENEELVLKLEEEVESLKLKLEKSKSIEEKLMEREASIEQLNVELEAARISESYARNFVEEWKIRIDELEMQAEEAHKLKRSASESLDSVMRKLEENNDLLHEAESEIASLKEKVGLLEMTIGRQRGDLEESERCLDMAKNETSEISKTVEALKSELETVKEEKVLALNNEKLAASSVQNLLEEKNKLINELENSQEEEKKSKKAMESLASALHEVSAEARETKEKLLSSQNEHESFQAHIEDLKLVLEATNEKYENMLDDAKHEIDFLSNTIQQSKNEFQKSKADWEEKEIHLVDCVKKSEEENSSLEKELNRLVNLLKQNEQEANAAKEEEAQLRESLKEVEAEVIYLQEALGQAKAESMKLKESLLDKETELQGVNQENEEFRATEAAYLNKVEELSKSLEEALTKKQTEENVEYTDSEKDYGLLPVESSKENGHVSEDKSKMDLPQQPIKEKKLEDPKEEINGFNDENIERVDAKVESANGKLRENENKEKEDDTVEREFKMWESCKIEKEFSPDRELEKESFGGEVNSKVDGSEIDQINGLLSTENVEDSATSPTKQQQQKKKKPFIRKFGSLLKKKPASNQK; encoded by the exons ATGTCAACCAAATCCAA ATCTAGTCTATCTGTTACTCCTAGCAAACCTTCACCAGCTACTCCTAAAGTGAGTAAACTTAGCAGAGGAGTGGCTAAATCAGAAGTTGATTCGCCTTCTTCCGTGCAAAATGCTGGTCTTTCGGTTGATCAATCCCCAAGATCCATTAATTCGAAGCCAATGATTGATAGAAGATCACCAAAGGTTACTACTGCCCCACTAGCCAAGGCCGGTACCCCCCCTGAA AAACCACAGTCACGTTTTGTGAAGGGACCCGAATTGCAGGCTCAGTTGAGTCTTGCTCAGGAAGATCTAAAAAAAGCAAAGGATCAGATAGCATTGATTGAGAAGGAGAAGGCACAAGCAGTTAAGGAGCTGAAAGAAGCTCAGAGAGTGGCAGATGAGGCAAATGAGAAACTAAGAGAGGCTTTGGTGGCTCAAAAGCGAGCTGAAGAGGATTCTGAGATTGAGAAGTTCCGGGCTGTTGAAATGGAACAGGCAGGAATAGAGGCGGCCCAAAAAAAGGACGAGGAATGGCAAAAAGAGATTGAAGCTGTGAGGAACCAACATGCTTTGGATGTTGCTACTCTTCTCTCAACCACACAGGAGCTGCAAAGGATAAAGCAGGAACTGGAAATGACTTCTGATGCAAAGAACCAGGCATTGAGCCATGCTGATGATGCCACTAAGATTGCCGAGATCCATGCTGAGAAGGTGGAAATTCTCTCATCTGAGTTGTCCTGGTTGAAGGCCTTACTTAATTCAAAGCGTGAGTCAAAGACCATTGAAAATGAGGAGTTGGTGTTGAAGCTTGAAGAAGAGGTAGAATCTTTGAAActaaaacttgagaaatcaaaaAGTATTGAGGAAAAGTTAATGGAAAGGGAAGCTTCTATTGAACAGCTTAATGTTGAGCTAGAGGCCGCCAGGATTTCCGAATCATATGCTCGTAATTTTGTGGAAGAATGGAAAATCAGGATAGATGAATTAGAAATGCAAGCCGAGGAGGCACATAAATTGAAGAGATCGGCATCAGAATCTTTGGATTCAGTAATGAGGAAACTAGAGGAAAACAATGATTTGTTGCATGAAGCAGAATCTGAGATTGCTTCTCTTAAAGAGAAGGTGGGGTTGTTGGAAATGACAATTGGAAGACAGAGAGGGGATCTTGAGGAATCAGAACGCTGTCTTGATATGGCTAAGAATGAAACttctgaaatttcaaaaacagtTGAAGCTTTGAAAtctgaattagaaaccgttaaGGAAGAGAAAGTGCTGGCTTTGAACAATGAGAAACTTGCAGCTTCCAGTGTTCAAAACCTACTGGAAGAGAAAAACAAGCTCATTAATGAGTTGGAGAATTCTcaggaagaagagaagaagagcaAGAAGGCGATGGAAAGCTTAGCTTCTGCATTGCATGAAGTCTCTGCAGAAGCAAGGGAAACCAAAGAAAAGCTGCTATCCAGTCAAAACGAGCATGAAAGTTTTCAGGCCCACATAGAAGATTTAAAATTGGTCCTGGAAGCGACAAACGAGAAGTATGAAAACATGCTTGATGATGCTAAACATGAGATTGATTTTCTTTCGAACACTATTCAACAGTCCAAGAACGAATTCCAGAAGTCCAAGGCTGACtgggaggaaaaagagattCATTTGGTGGATTGTGTAAAGaaatcagaagaagaaaattcttcATTGGAGAAGGAATTAAATAGGTTGGTGAATCTGCTCAAACAAAATGAGCAAGAAGCTAATGCTGCAAAGGAGGAAGAAGCTCAGCTGAGGGAAAGCCTTAAAGAGGTTGAAGCTGAGGTGATTTATCTGCAGGAAGCTCTTGGGCAAGCCAAGGCCGAGAGCATGAAACTGAAGGAGAGTTTGTTGGACAAGGAAACTGAGTTGCAGGGTGTCAATCAAGAAAATGAGGAATTCCGAGCTACAGAAGCTGCATATCTTAATAAGGTTGAGGAGTTGTCTAAGTCACTTGAAGAAGCTTTGACAAAAAAGCAAACAGAGGAAAATGTTGAGTATACAGATAGTGAAAAAGATTATGGCCTCCTTCCAGTCGAATCCTCTAAAGAGAATGGACATGTGAGTGAAGACAAGTCTAAAATGGACCTTCCACAACAACCaatcaaggaaaagaaattagaagatcctaaagaagaaattaatggCTTCAATGATGAGAACATTGAAAGGGTTGATGCTAAAGTTGAGAGTGCCAATGGAAAACTGAGGGAAAATgagaacaaagaaaaagaagatgacaCGGTGGAACGTGAGTTCAAAATGTGGGAAAGCTGCAAGATTGAAAAGGAGTTTTCTCCAGACAGGGAACTAGAGAAGGAATCATTTGGAGGGGAAGTGAATTCAAAGGTGGATGGCAGTGAAATTGATCAGATAAATGGACTGTTGTCCACAGAAAATGTTGAGGATAGTGCAACCTCACCAACAAAGCAGCaacagcagaagaagaagaaaccttTTATCAGGAAATTTGGAAGCTTACTCAAGAAGAAGCCAGCTAGCAACCAGAAGTAG